A stretch of the Deltaproteobacteria bacterium genome encodes the following:
- a CDS encoding hydroxyacid dehydrogenase produces the protein MILGRVLVEEFQAEVLQWLRERVELIVVNPWVEPERWELEASRVDAVISRKGKISREQMEKSAGRLKIIARTGVGVDPSRVDLEAAAALKIWVTNQPGSNAVSVSELVFGQMIALVRHTHEANRAVKENRWSDYLQFIGTELAGKTLGIVGMGNIGARMALRARAFEMDFLVYDPYIPESHVTSLAGKWVGLNELLAESDFVTLHCPLNRETRAMIGAKDLVLMKPSAFLINAARGGIVDEDALGQILQQKKIAGAALDVIAEEPPAKDPPLFKLDNVLWTPHLGAVTLEASERGEWGAAQEVIRVLEHKRPKNPVVDADEARLLLTA, from the coding sequence ATGATTCTTGGCCGAGTGTTGGTGGAAGAGTTTCAAGCCGAAGTGCTCCAGTGGCTGCGCGAGCGGGTCGAATTGATCGTCGTCAATCCGTGGGTCGAGCCCGAGCGTTGGGAATTGGAAGCGTCGCGGGTCGACGCGGTGATCAGCCGCAAAGGTAAAATCAGCCGCGAGCAGATGGAAAAAAGCGCTGGCCGGCTAAAGATCATCGCCCGCACCGGTGTCGGCGTCGATCCGTCGCGGGTCGATTTGGAAGCGGCGGCGGCATTAAAAATCTGGGTGACCAATCAGCCCGGCAGCAACGCCGTGTCGGTGTCCGAATTGGTCTTCGGTCAGATGATCGCCCTGGTGCGCCACACCCACGAAGCGAACCGCGCGGTCAAAGAGAATCGTTGGAGCGATTATCTGCAATTCATCGGCACGGAGCTCGCCGGCAAGACCCTCGGCATCGTCGGCATGGGCAACATCGGCGCGCGCATGGCGCTGCGCGCCCGGGCGTTTGAAATGGATTTCCTCGTCTACGATCCTTACATTCCGGAGTCTCATGTCACGTCATTGGCCGGCAAGTGGGTGGGCTTGAACGAGTTGCTCGCAGAATCCGACTTCGTCACCCTTCACTGTCCACTCAACCGCGAGACCCGCGCCATGATCGGCGCGAAAGATCTCGTGTTGATGAAGCCGTCGGCATTTCTGATCAACGCCGCGCGCGGCGGCATCGTCGACGAAGACGCACTCGGTCAGATATTGCAGCAGAAAAAAATCGCCGGCGCGGCGTTGGACGTCATCGCTGAGGAACCGCCGGCCAAAGATCCTCCGCTATTTAAACTCGACAACGTGCTGTGGACGCCGCATCTCGGTGCTGTGACATTGGAAGCGTCAGAGCGCGGCGAGTGGGGCGCGGCGCAGGAAGTCATCCGCGTACTAGAACATAAGCGGCCCAAGAATCCGGTGGTCGATGCTGATGAAGCGCGGCTGTTGTTGACGGCGTGA
- a CDS encoding ABC transporter substrate-binding protein, with the protein MKLVHRLALIAAIAASLASAEIASAEKIRLALPSRSMGYLPMFVALHRGFLKDENLELELPALLPNIAHNALLGGEVEYHGVADSALRLAAKGAPLKSIFFSARLPNYFLMAKPNIKSVAELRGKLVAVSRFGGTTDLAARVALQTNGLDPQKDVTLIMIGLGNTRNAALIAGSVDANIANPPDNSMLKQKGFRELLFLGDAIEFPSNGFTTTERRLAENRDQVKRLMRAFYRGLLFSRDNAEETVRIVEREWKLDPVTARDSYTSIMKAASRDGASSDNGLKVHVKLIQQAEKTLGDIPLNKIVDFRVLEEVRRESAR; encoded by the coding sequence ATGAAACTCGTCCATCGCCTTGCCTTGATCGCAGCCATCGCGGCGTCGCTCGCCAGCGCGGAAATCGCCAGCGCGGAAAAAATTCGCCTGGCCTTGCCGTCGCGCTCCATGGGTTATCTGCCGATGTTCGTCGCCCTGCACCGGGGTTTTCTCAAAGACGAAAATCTCGAATTGGAATTACCGGCGCTGTTGCCCAACATCGCCCACAACGCGCTGCTCGGCGGTGAAGTGGAATATCATGGCGTCGCCGATTCGGCGCTGCGCTTGGCCGCGAAAGGCGCGCCGCTGAAAAGCATCTTTTTTAGCGCCCGTTTGCCGAATTATTTCTTGATGGCCAAGCCCAACATCAAATCGGTGGCCGAGCTGCGCGGCAAATTGGTCGCGGTGAGCCGTTTCGGCGGGACCACTGACTTAGCCGCCCGCGTCGCCCTGCAAACCAACGGCCTCGACCCGCAGAAAGACGTGACGCTGATCATGATCGGCCTCGGCAATACGCGCAACGCCGCGCTGATCGCCGGCTCGGTGGACGCCAACATCGCCAATCCGCCGGACAACTCCATGCTCAAACAAAAAGGTTTTCGCGAGCTGTTGTTTCTCGGCGACGCCATCGAGTTTCCAAGCAACGGCTTCACCACCACCGAACGCAGGTTGGCGGAAAATCGCGATCAAGTTAAACGGCTGATGCGGGCGTTTTACCGCGGCCTACTGTTTTCCCGCGACAACGCCGAGGAGACGGTGCGAATCGTCGAGCGCGAGTGGAAACTCGATCCGGTCACCGCGCGGGACTCCTACACATCGATCATGAAAGCCGCGAGCCGCGACGGCGCTTCGTCGGACAACGGCCTAAAAGTCCACGTCAAATTGATTCAGCAAGCCGAGAAAACTCTCGGCGATATTCCGCTCAACAAGATCGTCGACTTTCGCGTCCTCGAAGAAGTGCGCCGGGAGAGCGCGCGATGA
- a CDS encoding ABC transporter substrate-binding protein translates to MKTCVLFVLSVLFPLHAFAERVRTVVPRATLNYLSIPVAEAKGYFRDQGLENETIVIPGSTAIAALVSGNVDYSGAGGTGMRAALRGAPIKAVMFQTEKVTWYLLAAADIQKISDLKGKRVAVGTVGDTQDTLITMMVEREGLSSRDITRIAMPSRNTTSTILSLKSGAFSAAVVNADESLLGEKEGLRTLGFIGDLFPYPFQGFMAADKMIAEKPNDIKRWLRAMARSLMFIRERPEEAADIALKKLPMGNMSRALVVEGIRRFAKALPDGVPGLPSAQGIKNVIEYDVKAPLKTKEDVPVEKIMSLRLMREVKEELESKR, encoded by the coding sequence ATGAAAACATGCGTCCTATTCGTCTTATCGGTCCTATTCCCCCTCCACGCTTTCGCCGAACGAGTGCGCACCGTCGTGCCGCGCGCCACGCTCAACTATCTGAGCATCCCCGTCGCCGAAGCCAAAGGCTACTTCCGCGATCAAGGTTTGGAAAATGAAACCATCGTCATCCCCGGCAGCACCGCCATCGCCGCTCTGGTCAGCGGCAACGTCGACTATAGCGGCGCCGGCGGCACCGGCATGCGCGCGGCGCTGCGCGGCGCGCCGATCAAAGCGGTGATGTTTCAGACCGAGAAAGTGACTTGGTACTTGCTCGCCGCCGCCGACATTCAGAAAATTTCCGATCTCAAAGGTAAACGCGTCGCCGTCGGCACCGTCGGCGACACCCAAGACACATTGATCACGATGATGGTCGAACGCGAAGGTTTGTCGAGCCGCGACATCACGCGCATCGCCATGCCGTCGCGCAACACCACCAGCACGATCCTGTCCCTCAAGAGCGGCGCCTTCAGCGCCGCGGTGGTCAACGCCGACGAATCGCTGCTCGGCGAAAAAGAAGGGCTGCGCACGCTCGGCTTCATCGGCGATCTGTTCCCTTATCCGTTTCAAGGTTTTATGGCCGCCGACAAGATGATCGCCGAGAAGCCCAACGACATAAAAAGGTGGCTGCGCGCCATGGCCCGTTCGTTGATGTTCATCCGCGAACGGCCCGAAGAAGCGGCCGACATCGCGCTAAAAAAATTGCCCATGGGCAACATGAGTCGTGCTCTAGTCGTCGAAGGCATCCGCCGCTTCGCCAAGGCGCTGCCCGACGGTGTGCCCGGCTTGCCGTCGGCGCAAGGCATCAAGAACGTCATCGAGTACGATGTCAAAGCGCCGCTCAAAACCAAAGAAGATGTGCCGGTGGAAAAAATCATGAGCCTGCGCTTGATGCGCGAGGTCAAAGAAGAGTTGGAAAGCAAACGCTAA
- a CDS encoding SMP-30/gluconolactonase/LRE family protein gives MKPMISGLLLSITVLCCGNAAHAAKASVLIDFDPKSAEQTVIVESIAADHKGLLYACDRVTGNVWRIDPKNPKLVVVGKVQERDIGGKKVRADVSGIVFNQAGDLYLTAGGFKEVLRIRARNLDADNPGVAQTFAIETEGANGIDFDKNGYLFVSGGRNGRIYRTGPEGGRAEVFAQIALHTRVLPDGKTEQAVTANGMVFDKQGTTLYITDTARGAIWKLAIGADGKASQPALMTQSALLEGADGPAFDPQGNLWVAANERNAVVLVQPDVRVFDVQKNDSKGPLEFPTSVVFVDGTAYVSNFDTPRRDNLAADGKSSVDGIGASIVKIER, from the coding sequence ATGAAGCCAATGATCTCTGGATTGTTATTGTCGATCACGGTGCTCTGCTGTGGCAACGCGGCACACGCCGCCAAGGCTTCCGTGCTCATCGATTTCGATCCCAAGAGCGCCGAGCAAACCGTTATCGTCGAAAGCATCGCCGCCGATCACAAAGGACTGCTCTATGCCTGCGACCGCGTCACCGGCAACGTCTGGCGCATCGATCCGAAAAATCCCAAGCTCGTGGTCGTCGGCAAAGTTCAAGAACGCGACATCGGCGGCAAAAAAGTTCGCGCCGATGTTTCCGGCATTGTCTTCAATCAAGCCGGCGATCTCTACTTGACCGCCGGCGGCTTCAAAGAAGTGCTGCGCATCCGCGCGCGCAATCTCGATGCGGACAATCCCGGTGTCGCACAGACCTTCGCCATCGAAACCGAAGGCGCCAACGGCATCGACTTCGATAAGAACGGCTATCTCTTCGTCAGCGGCGGGCGCAACGGCAGAATTTACCGCACCGGACCCGAAGGTGGCCGCGCCGAAGTGTTCGCGCAAATTGCGTTGCACACGCGCGTCCTTCCCGACGGTAAGACCGAGCAGGCGGTGACGGCGAACGGAATGGTTTTCGACAAACAAGGCACCACCCTTTACATCACCGACACCGCCCGCGGTGCGATCTGGAAACTCGCCATCGGCGCCGACGGCAAAGCCAGCCAGCCGGCACTCATGACACAGAGCGCTTTGCTGGAAGGCGCGGACGGCCCAGCCTTCGATCCCCAAGGCAATCTCTGGGTCGCCGCCAACGAACGCAACGCCGTTGTCCTGGTGCAACCCGACGTCCGCGTCTTCGACGTGCAAAAAAACGACAGCAAAGGCCCGCTGGAGTTTCCCACTTCGGTGGTATTTGTCGATGGCACAGCTTACGTCAGCAATTTCGACACGCCGCGGCGCGACAATCTGGCCGCAGACGGTAAATCATCCGTCGACGGCATCGGCGCGTCGATCGTCAAGATCGAACGGTGA
- a CDS encoding ABC transporter substrate-binding protein: MNRAKIIILSLVVSVLFFPSAHAQEKKNLRVVFVSLSWNAQLPFRIANAKGFFREQGLTVEPIFVRGGPIAIAALVSGNVDFASIGGAQAAMRSKAKGLDLNIISSLSNYTNYTLIGGKENKRLEDLRGKTVGITGAGTFSDFTIRLYLKRNNIDPDKDVALRAIGQTVVRAGALEKGLIAAAPFSAEDAVKLLDKGFPLIVNLNEALRVPQSVYVTRGDFLEKFPDTSKRFLKAVILGMQLAKYNKQEAIKIGFAAGLQGDPYIVNRSYDLFSPGYAGDLSVAWDGIQIMLDDDIRTGLVDKKFTLDRVINDRILKQAQQELRNEGRLR; this comes from the coding sequence GTGAACCGAGCCAAAATTATCATTCTGTCATTGGTCGTATCGGTCCTATTCTTTCCATCGGCCCACGCCCAAGAAAAGAAAAATCTCCGCGTCGTCTTCGTCAGCTTGTCGTGGAACGCCCAACTACCGTTCCGCATCGCCAACGCCAAAGGTTTTTTCAGAGAGCAAGGACTGACGGTGGAGCCGATCTTCGTGCGCGGCGGGCCGATCGCGATCGCCGCGCTGGTCTCCGGCAATGTCGATTTCGCCAGCATCGGCGGAGCCCAGGCGGCGATGCGCAGTAAAGCGAAAGGCCTCGATCTCAACATCATCTCGTCGTTGTCCAATTACACCAACTACACGCTGATCGGCGGCAAGGAGAATAAACGGCTCGAAGATCTGCGCGGCAAAACCGTCGGCATCACCGGCGCCGGCACGTTTTCCGATTTTACCATTCGGCTTTATCTCAAGCGCAACAATATCGATCCCGACAAGGACGTGGCGCTGCGCGCCATCGGCCAAACCGTGGTGCGTGCCGGCGCGCTGGAAAAAGGCTTGATCGCCGCCGCGCCGTTTTCTGCCGAGGACGCGGTCAAACTCCTCGACAAAGGTTTTCCATTGATCGTCAACTTGAATGAAGCCCTGCGCGTGCCGCAAAGCGTCTACGTCACCCGCGGCGATTTTCTCGAAAAGTTTCCCGACACGTCCAAGCGATTTCTTAAGGCGGTGATTCTCGGCATGCAGTTGGCCAAATACAACAAACAGGAAGCGATCAAGATCGGCTTCGCCGCCGGACTCCAAGGCGACCCCTACATCGTCAACCGCTCCTACGATCTGTTCAGCCCCGGCTACGCCGGCGATCTCTCGGTCGCCTGGGACGGCATCCAGATCATGCTCGACGACGACATCCGCACCGGCCTGGTCGACAAAAAATTTACGCTGGACCGCGTCATCAACGACCGGATCTTGAAACAAGCGCAGCAGGAGTTGAGGAACGAAGGACGGCTGAGGTAA
- a CDS encoding methyltransferase, giving the protein MNQELTAGIPYTVDTGEKLVNETFGPNNIRRRKTGTHELMRMPVRNGRLYANEISFERNGFVLVEHQTKVADFFDTKQLETVYYPEVEQLIKRQSGAARVAIFDHTLRSGDEAERETKLIREPVMSAHNDYTEWSGPNRLREFLPDEAEALLTRRFAIIQVWRAINQTIQANPLALADAQSVATEDLVVAERRYPHRVGQTYRLKHRGDHRWYYFPEMRRDEALVFKVYDSKKDGCARFTPHTSFDDPTSPPNASPRQSIEVRAFAFFAA; this is encoded by the coding sequence ATGAACCAAGAACTGACCGCCGGCATCCCCTATACCGTGGACACAGGTGAAAAACTCGTCAACGAAACCTTCGGTCCGAATAATATTCGCCGTCGTAAAACCGGGACCCATGAATTAATGCGCATGCCGGTGCGCAATGGTCGCTTGTATGCCAATGAGATTTCATTTGAGAGAAACGGCTTTGTCCTGGTCGAGCATCAAACCAAAGTCGCCGACTTCTTCGACACCAAGCAACTGGAAACGGTGTACTACCCGGAGGTCGAGCAGTTGATCAAACGGCAATCGGGCGCGGCGCGGGTGGCGATCTTCGACCACACGTTGCGCTCGGGCGACGAAGCGGAACGCGAAACCAAACTCATCCGCGAACCGGTGATGTCGGCGCACAACGATTATACCGAATGGTCCGGGCCTAATCGGCTGCGCGAATTTCTTCCCGACGAAGCCGAAGCTTTGCTGACCCGCCGCTTCGCCATCATTCAAGTTTGGCGCGCGATCAACCAAACGATCCAAGCCAATCCACTGGCGCTGGCCGACGCACAGAGCGTAGCGACGGAAGATCTCGTCGTCGCCGAGCGCCGCTACCCGCACCGCGTCGGCCAAACTTATCGCTTAAAGCATCGCGGCGATCATCGTTGGTATTACTTTCCCGAAATGCGCCGCGACGAAGCGCTGGTGTTCAAAGTCTACGATTCGAAAAAAGACGGCTGCGCCCGCTTCACGCCGCACACGTCGTTCGACGACCCGACCTCGCCACCGAACGCGTCGCCGCGGCAAAGCATCGAAGTGCGGGCGTTCGCGTTTTTCGCTGCCTAG
- a CDS encoding sel1 repeat family protein: MTVKIDPKQRLRDIEKTIFSGNFARAHKLLKPLLLQKNAEAYFFSSSISKHKESIRAFEKRHVAELTESADLGYPRAIYGLGACYDCGDFVPQDKQKASALFKRAADLGHVHSQWIHGVELLYGLGSFRKNQRAGARYLIRAAEGKHKYALEILAECHAKGTNGFPRDPKLSKRYSTAARKAKAFWERDDT, from the coding sequence ATGACGGTAAAAATCGATCCGAAACAGAGACTACGGGATATTGAGAAAACGATATTTTCCGGCAATTTTGCTCGCGCCCACAAACTTCTCAAGCCATTGCTTCTTCAAAAAAATGCAGAAGCATACTTTTTCTCCTCATCCATTTCCAAGCATAAGGAATCAATAAGAGCCTTCGAAAAGCGGCACGTAGCGGAGCTGACAGAGTCCGCTGACCTTGGCTATCCCCGAGCGATTTATGGCCTTGGTGCTTGTTATGACTGTGGCGACTTCGTTCCACAAGATAAACAAAAAGCGTCTGCACTTTTCAAACGCGCGGCTGATTTAGGACACGTACACAGTCAGTGGATACATGGCGTGGAATTGCTTTACGGCCTTGGTTCCTTTCGAAAAAATCAAAGAGCTGGCGCCAGATATCTGATCCGGGCAGCGGAAGGAAAGCACAAATACGCACTTGAGATACTTGCTGAGTGCCATGCAAAAGGAACAAACGGATTTCCTCGCGATCCCAAACTCTCGAAGCGATATTCTACCGCGGCTCGTAAAGCTAAAGCGTTCTGGGAGCGTGATGACACATAA
- a CDS encoding DNA topoisomerase VI subunit B, with amino-acid sequence MPKSETATGESQPAEPKKNVTAAEMGARQRNISVSEFFTKNRHLLGFDNPRKALLTCIKEAVDNALDACEEAGILPEVTVKLEVVANGGPMPTPAQATRFRVTVIDDGPGIVRQQIPPIFAKLLYGSKFHRLRMSRGQQGIGISAAGMYAQLTTGKPVQIISRTGPRAPAHYFEVQIDTKKNEPRIFENKKIDWEIPRGTQVSLEIEGRYQKGRASVDEYLEQTAIANPHVKLVYHTPEGEVKQYPRTIAELPPQPREIKPHPYGIEFGMMLKMLHDTKSHSLSGFLSSEFSRVSSSVAQEICKAAKLSPDTRPRNLHGAVAENFYKTIQATKIMAPPSNCLSPIGERAILHGLYKQIKGEFYTAVTRPPAVYRGNPFVIEAGLAFGKNPELAAKVKEQSSPRAEGEDKDDDSELASVIRYANRVPLLYQQSACATFKSVLDTSWRNYGVAQSRGALPAGPMVIFVHMASVWVPFTSESKEAIAEYDEIRKEIKLALQECGRRLGVFLRRRERAKGEFRRRNIFALYIEEVVDACARLKGGKLAKEKLKAQLQKIAAKRTGGEKTDEILGRDGGGPEGLPHSIIVTAEGIEGDAPVVPSTQENDVEVGQEETSDEQEPTLPTLALKKTKSAKKNKAIKASPSHGAKFASAKQMTLGFDKRSGKTAKKPGKNHGGKKSKK; translated from the coding sequence ATGCCCAAATCCGAAACGGCAACCGGCGAAAGCCAACCGGCAGAACCGAAGAAAAACGTCACCGCCGCCGAGATGGGCGCGCGCCAGCGGAATATTTCCGTCTCGGAGTTTTTCACCAAGAACCGCCACTTGTTGGGCTTCGACAATCCGCGCAAAGCGCTGCTCACCTGCATCAAAGAAGCCGTCGATAACGCGCTCGACGCCTGCGAAGAAGCGGGCATCTTGCCGGAAGTGACCGTTAAGCTCGAAGTCGTTGCCAACGGCGGCCCCATGCCCACGCCGGCCCAAGCGACGCGCTTTCGCGTGACGGTCATCGATGACGGCCCCGGCATCGTGCGCCAACAGATTCCGCCGATCTTCGCTAAGCTGCTCTACGGTTCGAAGTTTCACCGCCTGCGCATGAGCCGCGGCCAGCAAGGCATTGGCATCTCGGCCGCCGGCATGTACGCACAGTTGACCACCGGCAAACCGGTGCAGATCATCTCACGCACCGGCCCACGCGCGCCGGCGCACTATTTCGAAGTGCAGATCGATACCAAAAAAAATGAACCGCGGATTTTCGAAAATAAAAAGATCGACTGGGAAATTCCGCGCGGCACCCAGGTTAGTCTTGAAATCGAAGGCCGATATCAAAAAGGGCGCGCCTCGGTGGACGAGTATCTGGAACAAACCGCGATCGCCAACCCGCATGTGAAACTCGTCTATCACACACCGGAAGGCGAGGTAAAACAATATCCGCGCACCATCGCAGAGCTGCCGCCCCAGCCGCGCGAGATCAAGCCCCATCCTTACGGCATCGAATTCGGCATGATGCTCAAGATGCTGCACGACACCAAGAGCCACTCGCTCTCGGGATTTCTCTCGAGCGAATTTAGCCGAGTGTCCTCCAGTGTCGCCCAGGAGATCTGCAAGGCAGCGAAGCTTTCGCCGGACACCCGGCCAAGAAACCTGCACGGAGCGGTAGCCGAGAATTTTTATAAGACGATCCAGGCGACAAAAATCATGGCGCCACCGTCGAACTGCCTCTCGCCCATCGGCGAGAGGGCGATTCTGCACGGCTTGTATAAACAGATCAAAGGCGAATTCTACACCGCGGTGACCCGGCCGCCGGCGGTTTACCGCGGCAATCCGTTTGTCATCGAAGCAGGCTTGGCCTTCGGCAAAAATCCAGAACTAGCGGCGAAAGTAAAAGAACAAAGTAGCCCCCGCGCCGAAGGCGAAGACAAAGACGACGACAGCGAGTTGGCGAGCGTCATCCGTTACGCCAACCGCGTGCCGCTGCTCTATCAACAATCGGCCTGCGCAACATTTAAATCGGTCCTCGACACCAGTTGGCGCAACTACGGCGTGGCCCAATCGCGCGGCGCGCTGCCAGCCGGGCCGATGGTCATCTTCGTTCACATGGCCTCGGTCTGGGTGCCGTTCACCAGCGAATCGAAAGAAGCCATCGCCGAATACGACGAGATCAGAAAAGAAATCAAACTGGCGCTACAGGAATGCGGCCGGCGCCTGGGCGTATTTTTACGACGACGAGAACGCGCCAAGGGCGAGTTTCGCCGGCGTAATATCTTCGCCCTGTATATCGAAGAAGTGGTCGACGCCTGCGCGCGCTTGAAAGGCGGCAAGCTCGCCAAGGAGAAACTCAAAGCGCAGCTGCAAAAGATCGCCGCCAAACGCACCGGCGGCGAAAAGACCGACGAGATCCTCGGCCGCGACGGCGGCGGACCGGAAGGACTGCCGCACTCGATCATTGTCACCGCCGAGGGCATCGAAGGCGATGCGCCGGTGGTGCCGTCGACTCAAGAGAACGATGTCGAAGTTGGCCAAGAAGAAACGTCCGATGAGCAGGAGCCGACGTTGCCAACATTGGCGCTGAAAAAAACTAAATCTGCGAAAAAGAACAAAGCGATAAAAGCAAGTCCTTCGCACGGCGCAAAATTCGCAAGTGCCAAGCAGATGACGTTGGGTTTCGACAAACGGAGCGGCAAAACAGCAAAGAAACCAGGAAAGAACCATGGCGGCAAAAAAAGCAAAAAATAA
- a CDS encoding DNA topoisomerase IV subunit A: MAAKKAKNNGVVEKKLIGVADIVIGAAQRSQDPALSIPVRSLANVNFNAKRGLIEMGKRKQTRTFFNVGMAKKFMQTMLVADALAELQRANLTTSLREIYYRTKHTMKNSNENTFDDQNESDPLIEDLEVTLEALREELHVRAENRGTVVGPLTIVDDGDRVDCTKLGNGGYSVPSIVEPEYIQISKCTADFVLLVEKGTQWNRLSEDKFWRRYNCILLTGNGQPPRGVRRLARRLHEDYKLPVYVLVDNDPWGYYIYSVIKQGSINLAFESERMAIPKAKFIGFSSADPERYGLPRNVGIKLNDKDINRAKELMKYKWFQKKEWQNEIKGMLTSGLKFELDALANKDFQYLTKTYLPRKLKDKDWLD; the protein is encoded by the coding sequence ATGGCGGCAAAAAAAGCAAAAAATAACGGCGTAGTCGAGAAAAAACTCATCGGCGTCGCCGATATCGTGATCGGCGCGGCGCAGCGCAGTCAGGACCCGGCGCTGTCGATTCCCGTGCGCAGCCTGGCCAACGTCAACTTCAACGCCAAGCGTGGCCTCATCGAGATGGGCAAGCGCAAACAGACGCGGACCTTTTTCAACGTCGGCATGGCCAAGAAATTCATGCAGACCATGCTGGTGGCCGACGCCCTAGCCGAACTCCAGCGCGCCAATCTGACGACGTCGCTGCGGGAAATTTATTACCGCACCAAACACACGATGAAGAACTCCAACGAGAACACCTTCGACGACCAGAACGAGTCCGATCCGTTGATAGAAGATCTCGAAGTCACCCTCGAAGCGCTGCGCGAAGAACTCCATGTCCGCGCCGAAAACCGCGGCACCGTGGTCGGCCCGTTGACGATTGTCGACGATGGCGACCGCGTCGATTGCACCAAACTCGGCAACGGCGGCTACTCGGTGCCGTCCATCGTCGAGCCGGAATATATTCAGATCAGCAAATGCACCGCCGACTTCGTTCTGCTGGTCGAAAAAGGCACCCAGTGGAATCGCTTGTCGGAAGATAAGTTTTGGCGCCGCTATAATTGCATCCTGCTCACCGGCAATGGCCAACCGCCGCGCGGCGTGCGCCGTCTAGCGCGCCGGCTGCACGAAGATTACAAACTGCCGGTCTACGTGCTCGTCGACAACGATCCCTGGGGCTACTACATCTATTCCGTCATCAAGCAGGGATCGATCAATCTGGCCTTTGAAAGCGAACGCATGGCGATTCCAAAAGCCAAATTTATCGGCTTCTCCAGCGCCGATCCCGAGCGCTACGGCCTGCCGCGCAACGTCGGTATTAAGTTGAACGACAAAGACATCAACCGCGCCAAGGAACTGATGAAGTACAAATGGTTTCAGAAAAAGGAATGGCAAAACGAAATCAAGGGCATGCTCACCAGCGGTTTGAAGTTCGAACTCGATGCCTTGGCGAATAAAGATTTTCAGTACCTGACGAAAACCTATCTGCCAAGAAAGCTCAAAGACAAAGACTGGCTGGATTAG